ATCACTACGCCGGCATCTTCCTTCTTGGGCATGCAGAGGAAGTAGTGTCGGAAGTTGATCTTGTTGCGCTGGTACTCAGGGTCGGTTGCTGCCTCGCTGTAGTACATCTTCGTCGAGCCTGTCGCCTTGAAGACGCGCGGGTGTGTAGAATGCGAACGAGCAGTTGAACTCGCCGTCCCCGGCAGCCACGCCCAGGTTCTTCTTCTTTCCTGCCTGTGTGTAGAGCGGCGTATTGGCATACTCATAGACATCGAAGCCATAGAGTTTGCCCACCTTACCCGTAGCGCGGTCGATATTGTACTGCTCGCGGAAGGTCTGACTGGCGAGCAGCAGGTCGTTTGCATGATCCGGACAGAGTACCAGTCGGCGGTTCTCAGCAGGAACCCCCAATTTATCCATTGCAGATTTCAATGCTACCACGTCGGCCATTGTCAGACGCAGACGCCCTGTCGTGGCATCACGTTCACCGTGGTCTTCAGCACTGGGGTCTTAGCGGTATCCTGCTGTGCACAGAGGGCATGAGCGGCTTTTGTAAACTTAGAGTCGTTAATGGCATTACCATGTGATTCCTTCACGCGAGCCATCTTGTCGTAGGAAGCCGCATAGAGTTCATCGTCGGTGATAGGGGTCACCTTGGTCTGAAACTTATCCAACTTCACGGCGATATCCTTGTCGGACAAGGCCTGCGTTGGAATCGGATAGGTCGTGTGTTGATAAGCACATCAGGGTCCACACCTACGTCTACCAAGTGAATGACGTCGTTGTTCACGATGCTGCTCTGGTCGGGAACGCCGTCCAGCCACGAGCCTTCCAACCCACCACGCAGCGATTTTACCAACTCGCCCGTCCACACTTCTGTAAAGACACCTGCACGCAGGGCATCCTTGGGCAGACATGCACCTACGGCAATGGCAATCACATTCAATGCCACCGCACCTATCCAGGGCGCAACGCCTACAGCTAAGGCTATCAAACCTCCTACAACCACATTGACCAGCAATGCAATCATTAATTTCATAACTAATCTCTTCATGTTACTCATTTTTTTACTTTTACTTTCTTACTTTTATTTCTTTGCCTTTCAAAGTTCGCATTTCATGCCGTACTCTGCCTCGTAGAGCTTCTTGTACTCCTCCACGTTCTCGGCACGCAGCTTCACAAGTTCGTCAGCCGGTACTTCACTGAGTTTCGTGTAGGTCTTTTCACTATCTGATACAGGGCACTTCCATGATGCCCAAGCATTGAAGACAGCTTCACCTGTGGCTTCATAGCCTGCAAGGTGTTTTCCAACTCCTCGACCGATCTTCTTGCCCAGCTCCACAAACTGTTCCTTATGCTGCGCGTCAAGACGCTTTTCAGCGATAGCATTGTCAACCAACTGCGCAATACGCGCTTCTGTGAGCTTCTGTGCCTCCGCCTTTAAGGTGTCGTTTTCCTGCTGCACGGCCGTCAGCTGTGCCAGCTTCTCGTTAATCTCTTTCTCCGTTGCCGTTTCCGGCAGCCCCAACTGCAGGGCAATGACTTTCTGTTCCATGTCTTCTTGATTTTGATTGTTATTTTGATTGATAAGGGGGAGCCCGCAGGTTCCGTCCTTACTTAAAGTTATCCGCTTCCCGTCTTTTTCCAGTACGATTGCATCGTCATTGGCCCTCCACATCGGCCACGCTCACCTCGATGAGGCGACTCTTCGTAATCGTCGACGAGTCTGTCCGGTACAAGCATTGTAGGGTCTTCGCTGGTCTCAATATCTCAAGCCTGCACTGACCATTCGAAGGCTGCCGACTCGAACTGCTTCTGACAGCGCTCACTCTGTTCCGAAGCGCAGTCGAACATCAGTTCTCCCGTTATCTCATCATTCTCCACCTTCGGGTCTTTCACGTAGCCCACCACATTGCCGCGCTCATGCATATATAAAAGTACGGGGTTTCGCTTGTACTGTTCCACATCAATGCCTGCTGTCAGTACGCGAAAGCCGTAGCAGTTCAGGCTTTCATTAGAAATTCTTACTCTTTTTCCCATGTTTTGTAAAATTTGATGCTGCAATATTACAAGTTAATCCACAGCAGAGCAAATAACAGTGCAAGCATTGCAGTATAGTATGCAAGCATTGCACACTTTCTTTTAAGTGTCAATATTTTAGACCAATTTTGCAGGCATAATTCAAACATTATTATAGCGAAATGACAAAAGAAACTGAAAAGAAAAATCGCTCGCCCGGTCACTCTATCTCTCGGGAATGGAGCAGAATGAGATTGCCGAAAAGGTAGAAGTCTCGCGTATAACCATCTCAAGGTGGGTGAATAGCGAGGGGTGGAAGGAAGCGCGTGCCGCAAAGAATATTCGCGTCCTGAATTAGTGAACAAACTCTTGCTCACCATTGACGGAATGATAGAGAATGTGAATAAATCGAATGATCCTACACTTGTCGGTTCATTAGCTGACAAGCTGTCCAAGCTCTCATCACATTGAGAAACTTGATAGAAGGCAAATGTCATCGACGCTATAGAAGTGTTTATGGCATTTAACCGGTGGATACAGGACCAAGCCTCCTACGACCCGGAGATTCCCCCGAACTCATCAAGGCGATTAACAAGTATCAGAATAAGTTCCTCATGGAGCGTATGCAGAACCCGTCTACATTATAATACACAACAAGTATGGCTACGATTGCAGAACTCAAACAGATGCAGCTGGAGTGGCAGGAACACTGCCGGCAGATACAGAGCATCACAGACACGAAGAGCCTCGTCCGCGAGACGGCCGTCGAGAAAGAGCGGCGTATCCGCAGACTGCAAAAGGACTATGCGCCTTTTGCGAGTATTATTTCCCGCATTTCCTGCAACAGCGTGACAAAGTCACTGGGTGAAGTCGTGCGCATCGTACACATGCACCCTTTCACAATGCTGCTGCACTGAAAGTGAAGAACACGCCTAATTTAAAAGCGGTGTTTAAGTGGCCGCGTGGACACGCTAAGTCCACGCATATGGACATTTTTACACCGTTGTGGCTGATGTTCCAGCCTAAACGCCTGATTGACTTCATGGTCGTTGTCGGCAAGTCCGAGGACAGTGCAAACCGACTCCTTGGTGACATTCAGGCGGAGCTCCAATACAACAAGCGTATCATCGCCGATTATGGAAAACAGATGTCAATGGGCGACTGGACAGAAGGGGAGTTCACCCACTAAGGACGGAGTGCATTTCCTGGCGTGTGGACGTGGCAGTCACCGCGTGGTTTGAGAAAGCGTGAGTCACGCCCGGACTATATCGTCATCGACGACCTCGATGATGATGAACTTTGCCGTAACCCACGCCGCGTGCGCGAGATGACGGACTGGGTGAAGGAAGCCCTTTTCGGTGCACTTGACGTAGGCCGTGGACGCTTTATCATGGTGGGAAACCTTATCTCAAAGACCTCGGTACTGGCTGACATCTGCAAGACCAAAGGCGTACATGTGTCTGAGGTGAAGGCCGTCGACAGTGAAGGCAACCCTACATGGCGCGAAAAGTGGACAAAAGAGGAGGCCCGTACTTATGCTGAGTTCGTGGGCTACCGCGCATGGGAAAAGGAAATGATGCACAACCCCATCACTGAAGGTACGGTCTTCAAGCAGGAATGGATTAAATATGCCAAGCACCCGGCATGGCGCGACTTTGACGAACTCGTACTCTATATAGACCCGTCGTGGAAAAGCAAGAAGACAAATGATACCAAGGCGGCGAAGCTGTGGGGTAAATATAAGTGGCAACTGTGGCATCTGCGGGCCTTTGTCAGGAAGGCATCTGTGGCAGAACTCGTACGCTGGTGCTACGACCTTTACGAGTGGAGTCTTGAAAAGATATCTCTATCCGCTTCATGATGGAGGCCAGCTTCATGCAGGACATCATCCTTGATGATTTCACAATAGAGGGCACCCAACGCGGCTATCAGCTACCCATCACGGGCGACAAGCGCAAGAAGCCGGACAAATTCCAGCGCGTGGAAGCTATCAGCCCGCTATGGGAGCGTGGTTTTGTTTTCTATGACCTTTCGCAGAAAGAAGACCCGGACATGCAGGCGGGCATTGCGCAGACGCTGGCATTCGAAAAGGGCATGAGCGGCAACGATGATGCCCCCGACGCAGACGAGGGTGCAATCTGGCAGTTGCAGCGCACCACGCGGCAGGAAAGTTTTCAGCCACAATTCAGTAAAAGACAAACCTCAAAAAACAGTTGGTAAAATGAAAAAATTGATTAAAGACATCATTTTTGCTTGGAAGTTCAAGCGTGCAGTCAGGAAAGCGGACTATCTGCGTCACATTACGCACCGCAAGTACATGGTCATCGTAATCAAGGGAAGACTTGAAGTCATTTCCAAACAAGATATCAAAAAGTTCGTCGCAGGCGGAGTATTCCGCAAGGGAATGACCGCCGCCGACATCGAACGTAAAGCATTATATATAACATTGTAGCTTATGTTTGTAACAGATGAAGACTATCGGGTAGTAATCGGCGAAGCCGCTTTAAAAGTTGTTTCGCAGACCTCAGCCGACATACGGGCTAACGCCGAGCGAGAGGCCATGGAGGAGATTGCAGGGTACCTACGCCCTGTATACGACACCGAGGCCACGTTCAAAGCTGAAGGTGATAACCGCAACCGGCTCATCGTCATGTATGCCTGCGACATCGCACTCTACCACATGACGGCCGCCATGCCCCAAAAGATGGGCAGTGAAATCCGAAAGGAACGCTACGAGCGGGCGATTAAATGGCTTGAGGGTGTACAGGCGGGAAAGATTATTCCGCGCTTCCCGTGGCCACGGATGCCGCAACGGGCGAACCTTCCGGGACGGGCGTAGTGTGGCATTCACAAAAGCCCCTCAGACATAACTGGTAATAACCCATTAAAGTAATTTCTATGAATATCAGAGATATTTTTTCCTCGCTTCGTGGCCGTGACAATGACCACATACTTCGCACCCCTTACGGCACCTTCAACCTTGCCAAGGACGATGAAAAGGCGCGCGTGAAGCACGTCATCATGCAGCTTCAACAGACCACCGACGCCCTCACGCGAAAGGACATCGCCGACTGGCGGCGTGCGTGGCAGGCAGCGATCAACATCGACAACCCCAACCGCAGTCCGCTCTACGACATCTACCGTGACACCGATGCCGACGGGCATTTGTCAGGGTGTATCCGGCAACGCGAGGGCTTCGTCATGGCAAAGTCGTTCAAGATTGTAGATGACAAAGGAGAGGACAAACCTGAACTGCTCGACTACTTCGACCACGCGTGGTTCAAGGATTTTTGTCAGTATGTACTTGATTCTCGCTATTGGGGGCATTCGCTCATTGAGCTGGGCGATATCATCGGCACAGGAACGGCTGCCATGACCTACGACTGCGTGAGGCTCATTCCCCGCAAGCACGTCATTCCTGAATACAGTCGCGTCATCATGCAGCTCGGACAGGACTGGCGTGCAGGCATAGACTACCATTCACCGGCTGTGGCCCCTTCGCTCATCGAGGCGGGCAAGCCTTACGACCTCGGACTGCTCCTGAAAGCCACGCTGCACACTATACCGAAGAAGAACATGCTCGCGTTTTGGGATACGTTCGGGGAGATTTTCGGCATGCCCATGCGCATCGCAAAGACCTCTTCGCGCGACAAGAAGGAGATTGACAGACTCCACAGGATGCTCATTGATGCAGGTGCGTCACAGACGGCCGTGATGCCGCTTGATACTGAACTCGAGTTCGTCGAGTCCACGAAGGCCGATGCCTATCATGTGTATAACGAGCGTGTCAGTAGGGCCAACTCCGAAATCTCAAAACTCATCATCGGGCAGACAATGACCATAGAGGACGGTTCTTCGCTGTCGCAGAGCCAGACGCACCTGCAGGTGCTTCAGAACCTCGTCGAGGGTGATGCCGACATGCTGCGTGACGTCATCAACAACCAGCTGCTGCCGCGCATGGTGGCACATAAGTTCCCACTCGCGGGGTGCCGCTTCGATTGGAACGACGCCATTGACTACACGCCAGAGCAGCAGGTGGCCTATGAGTCGATGATTGCCGACCGCTATGACGTTGACCCGGCATATTTCGCCGAGAAGTATGCCATGCCCGTGGGGGAAAGAAGGAACCCCACCCTGACCCTCCCCCAAGGAGAGGGAGAAGAAACGGGCGGTAAAAAGAAAATGTCGTGGAATTCTCCCTCCCCTTGGGGGAGGGCTGGGGAGGGGTCGTCTTTTTTCGACTAAGCCCCGCTGCCTATGTGGGGCTGCACAGTCGTTATGAAGCGTTGCTCGCCGGTGAGCATTGCTGTGCTTTATCAGCAAAAAAGATAGACCCGAAGCAACAGGAACAGCTTCGCGCTGCGTTCAAGTCGATGATGAAAGGCCTTTTTAAGCAGAAGGGAGCATCGCTTGATATCAATATCATCACCTCCAAGGAGGCGCAGGCCTTTATCGAAACACATGCCGATGTGTTGAATAGTGCTTTTGAGCAAACGAAGATGTCGGCCACCATGCGCGATAGCTTAGAGCATTCCACCTATGTTTTCTCGGGACTCAAGACCTTTCATGAACTGAACGAGGCGTTCCCTTCCTTGGTCGATGAGAACGGCAATCGCAAGTCGTTTGAACGCTTTTTTAATGACGTTCAAAAGGTGGACAAAACCTATAACGAGCACTACCTGCGTGCAGAATATAACTTTGCACATGCTTCGGCTGGGATGGCGGCGAAGTGGGAGACGTTTGCCGAGGACGGTGACCGTTACAACTTGCAATACCGCACGGTGGGCGATGATCATGTGCGCCCCGAGCACGCTGCCTTGAACGGCACGACGCTGCCTTTCAGCGATGCGTTTTGGGACAGTTACTATCCGCCCAACGGGTGGAACTGCCGTTGTACGGTGGTGCAGGTGCGCAAGACGAAATATCCCGAGACACCGCACGAGGAAGCCTACAGGCGTGGGGCCGAGGCCTTGGCTAACGACACGCGCGGCATGTTCCGCTTCAATCCTGGCAAGCAGGGCAAGGCCATGCCCGACTACAACCCCTACAGCATACGCCGTTGTAACGACTGCGACCTTGCCAAGGGGAAAGCGACTCTCGCCTTTGTGCCCGATAATGAGTTGTGTGCTGCGTGCCGGTTGGTAAGACAATGCTATGGGGATAAGACAAAATCGGAGCGAGCCATTGAGCGCATACATTACTTGCACGAAATGGAACCGCTGCTTAAGGTGAAGCATGAAAAGCCGATAGAAGATGGAACGATTAAGGTAGGTTTCTCTACTTACGGCAACAAACACCTCTTCTCCGATACGTTCGGCAGGTCAAAGGTGCTGGAAAAGGACGATTTGGCTTCTTTAGATAAAGTGTTGCGCAAGGCTACATTTATAGAATCCTCACCGCTGACGCATCCAAGAACAGACGGCGTTGACCGTTTCTATTATTTCGAAGGAGAAATCAGAGGGAAAAAGGTAAGATTGAATGTGGCAAGGAAAGCTGATAGGAAAGACAATGGATTTATCCGTATAACACATTTCCTGTATTCTATAAATGATATGTAAAAAACGCATTGGGCGATAGTTAGGACTCAATTGCCAGGTCATCATTCCCAATGCGCTAATATCGTTACACCGAGGGCGGCGGTTAGGACTCAAATGCCAGGGTGCCATTCCTTCAATGCTTTATCTGCTGCAAATATAATCATTATTTCAATACAAACAATAAAACAGATAATATTTTTTCATATTTTATCAAAAAAAGCCTGTCGGTCTCCATGCCGGCAGGCTTTTTCCTGAATGATACGCTGCTTATAATACACCTTTCACGGCATATCCCTCAATACTCTCCAAAATATCCTCGTGGTTGTGATTGGTCACGGTTTCTGTGAGCCTCAGGCCGTGAAAGCTTTCGCCATCCACGCTCTCCATAGCCGCGCGAATTTGGGCAATCAAGGCCCAAGCAACCTCCTGTCCGCCCTCCATCCAGTCCGTCACGACGTGTAGCCGCACGCTGCCTTCACCACGATAGCCGCCACCCACGTAGGGCTGCCACGCAATAGGACCGAATTCCACGAACACCGCTGGACGTTCCCAGCCCTCTTCTTGTTCGATGAACTCAACATTGTGGTTCCAAAGGTCGACGTGCTTCACTGCTTCAATCTTTTCCATTGCCGCCTTGATAGCTGCATAGAGTTCCTTTCTCATTGTTTTATCCTTGTTTTTATTGTTGTTAGTATACGTTCAATCTCATCACAGGTACTCGACAGTAATAATTTGCCGTCTTCGACAGGGCAGCCGTCATCAGAGAACATGAGTATCTCTATCCTGCAATCGTAAAGTCGGCTGCGGAGTACATCAAGTTCTTCAGTTACAATACGACTCACCTTACTTCTTCTGATAAATGGAAATTTCATATTTTCACTTTTTTAGTTTAAATTCGTTGTTAAAATATTCCTCTAAATTTTGCTCGATGATTGCCGACACAGCCTTTTCAACTTCGGGCGAGGCACCAAGGAACTGCCGCCGAGGAATGTGTATCACGCTGCCTACGCGCATCAAGGCCATGTACTTCCAAAACGCTGCCTCACTGCTCAACTGTCGGGTACGCTTGTCGCCTCGCAGTTCACCGTTTTTCTTTCGTCCGAAGCCACCCACAGCCGCATAATGTCGGGCCCAAAAGTAGCGCTTCATACGGGCGGTTACTTTAATTTCGCCACCCTCGTTATGAATGTCTGCTGCAGGGTGTGCAGAATAGAACGTCACGCCACCGCTGGTGATTTTGCTCTGAACACTGCGCCGCAAGCCACCTGTGTCTACCAACGTTGCTCGCCCAGGACGTAAGGGACTACGTCGCCTTGCCCACCTTTCAGAAAAGAAACCCTGACGTTCGAAGTTCCTGTCGAACTCCTCCTTCAGTTCTATCTGTACATCCCGCAGTATCCGAGCGAACACATGTACCAAATCATTCTTGCTCATCGTCGAAATCAAACAACAAAAGTGGACGGGGAGAAGCAGGGCAGTCTTTTTTTACGCTTACATCATATTTCAGCATATAATAAAAGGTTCGCTCACTGATACCGTACTCGGGATAGATATATCTGCGCCAGATCTCTCTGTTCGAGAGACCCGACCTTGCCCATTGCTGATAAACTGCATTCACGTCCGCAACGCGTTTCAGATAGCTCACCCCACGACGGCGCTCATTGTCCACTTTCATTGTTTATAAAGATTGTTTTTGTTATTAATTCATTTAACCGCAAAAGCATGGCAGCCCATTTGCTGCCATGCCGTCATGTCTTACCATTATATCTCCGGGACTTACATCCTGCAGAAACTCGGCTCTATCCGACGCCACACATTCGTCTCCGGATTGCGCTTTGAGAAGTAGTAGTTGACCGCGTTCTTCTGTACCACGTTTGCTTCTTTGAAAAGCCCCATGATTTCACTGTACTCGCTGTCGAACTTATCCTCTAATTCATAGAGTTTCGAAATGCTCTTGTAATCAAGATCACCAGACTTGTTGCGCTCTAAGAGCGTCATGGCCATTTGATACATGGGGTCATCGGCCCCTTTTTCGCTCTTCTTCATATAACGCTTGAGATAGTCGATAAGACGCTCGGCTGCAAGGTCGGCACGCTCGTCAAAGCCTTTCACCTTGTTACTTGCTATCTCCAGACGGAAGTCGCCGTCAGTGATGGTGTAGCTGCGCTGGTCGCTCTTGCGCAGTTGGCCATAATCACGCATCACACCTACGAAGCCTTCGACCTCACTTTGTAGCCAGTCATGAAAACTTTGCACGTCAGCAGCTACTGTCTGCAGGCGTTCCTCCACGCCATGCAGCAATTCTGCACGCAGACTCTCGTAGGTTTCGCGACGCTGGATGCGACTTTGTTTCTCTTCGTTCTGTAACTCAGCGAGCAACTGTGCCCGTTCCTCCTTACTTAAATTTTTGATGTTTACAGTTGTTTCCATATTCTTTTGTAATTAAAAATTAATTTTCTATTGAATTGTTTACGGATAGCATAACAACGGTTCCCCTCGCCTCGGAGGAGCCTGGGGAGGCTTCCTTTTTCCGCTTTATTGTCCGCAGCTTCACGGCAAGCTCTTCGAGTTCATCTATACTGATGTGGCGGAAGGCTTTGCCGGCGATGCGTGCATCTTCACAGAAAGCATTCACGCGGTTCCAATCGGTCGTATCGATGCCGAGCTGCTGCATCAGCTTCAGGCATACGCTGCGTTTCCGTCTGAGCTGTCTCCGGATGCCCTCCACGAACTCGTCATAGCCTGCTACCTGCTCCATATCGCGACACATCTTGTTATATTCCTGCTGTGTAGTCTCTCGTAGGTGTGTTGTTCTGCCGTTCGTATATTGCTCCACAAGCGTTTCCTTATCAGCGCCGGGCATTTTCTTGAGCAGGGTGTAAAAGCGTGCGTAGTTAAATCCTTTTTCCATTGTTCTTGTTTTAAGAATTATACACTCGTTTATATTCACCATTCAAAACAAATACGGGCTCACCTACACCCATGACCCATACGCCGCCTTCAGTTCTCCCGCCTTCAGGAGCAGTTAGTACTTCATGTATGCTACCCGGAGTCAGGTTTTCGAAAAACTTACCGAAGGCTTTGCATTCCGTGATTTGAATTTTTTCTTTCTTTTCCATTTTCCTTATCCTTTTGAAGTTTGATTATGATTCTCCCTGTCTTCTGCTTAAGAGGAGGTTATTTTTGAATGTAATACACTTGCAAAGGTTTGCTGTTTCGCTTAATAATGAGACGTGTCTCTCCGTCTTCGGTTAGCAGGTCGGCAGCCACCTCGCTCCTCACCATGATATCCCGGCGCGTGTAGAGGCTACGAATGAAAGCATCTACAAAGTCCTGCAACGCCAGCCAGTCTTCAGGTGTGTCTTCTATACCACGAATGGCGTAGTGCTGACTTATTTCCAACTGCAACCGCAACAGCCACTCAGGTTTATCGTTCGGTGTCATCGAATAGTGTCTTAATTGTCCCATTTTTGTTTTACTTTTTATGCTTTGTCCAATTATCATTTAAGTAGGTTGGGGTTGTCATGAATGTTTCCAACAATCTCCATCCTTTCATTATCAGGAACTCCATCTATCACAGTTGGGTACAAGCGGTGTCCATTCCAGTTGAAACACCAACCGCTTATACGGATAGGATTGCCGTCAGGCACAAAATCGGATAGTGGCCTTAATATTCTATCTTCACTTGCCCATTCTACTACAAAATATCGTATAGTACCATCAGGCGCTATGAATTTAAGAATATCCCACTCAAATATTTTCCTTTTGTACTTATCTTTTAACCCTGTGTATTGACCGATAGTGTCTGGAAACACAGTATAGAGAAGACGTGCCTCTTCCCAAAATTTTGGCACACAAACACAGATACAAGGCACATTAGTTGGCGCAGTTAGTCCATAGTTGAACAAATGTCCGTAAAGCCATTTACCTGTGCCGATAGACTTTCCTCTAAATATTATTTCTCTGTTCATAGTTATCTTTTTTATCGTTTTACTTCCTTAATTATTTTCCCGCTTTCCACTCAATCGTCACCACTGCATCAAGCCGTCCGCTGCCTTTACACACAGGACATTCCTGCTTGTAACGTTCACGATAGCAGTTTTCCTGCCAGTGGTAGCCGTTGCCTTGGCAATAGATGCACACGTGCCCACGGCTCAAAAAGCGCTCTCCCATGCGCCCTCCTGGGCTCATCAGCCCAGGGGCAATTTCTATTGTTCGTTTTTCCTTGCTCATATCCAATCTACTATTTTATTTTCAAACATTGTAATCTGTTTTATTTTCTTATCTATTGCTTTAGCGAAGAAAAACTCTGCCAAGGCACCTGGGCTTTCGTGCCAGTCAGGAAGCAGACAGATGATATCACACCGTTTCAGTTGCATAATGTCAAGA
The nucleotide sequence above comes from Segatella oris. Encoded proteins:
- a CDS encoding DUF935 family protein; translation: MNIRDIFSSLRGRDNDHILRTPYGTFNLAKDDEKARVKHVIMQLQQTTDALTRKDIADWRRAWQAAINIDNPNRSPLYDIYRDTDADGHLSGCIRQREGFVMAKSFKIVDDKGEDKPELLDYFDHAWFKDFCQYVLDSRYWGHSLIELGDIIGTGTAAMTYDCVRLIPRKHVIPEYSRVIMQLGQDWRAGIDYHSPAVAPSLIEAGKPYDLGLLLKATLHTIPKKNMLAFWDTFGEIFGMPMRIAKTSSRDKKEIDRLHRMLIDAGASQTAVMPLDTELEFVESTKADAYHVYNERVSRANSEISKLIIGQTMTIEDGSSLSQSQTHLQVLQNLVEGDADMLRDVINNQLLPRMVAHKFPLAGCRFDWNDAIDYTPEQQVAYESMIADRYDVDPAYFAEKYAMPVGERRNPTLTLPQGEGEETGGKKKMSWNSPSPWGRAGEGSSFFD
- a CDS encoding phage virion morphogenesis protein; translated protein: MSKNDLVHVFARILRDVQIELKEEFDRNFERQGFFSERWARRRSPLRPGRATLVDTGGLRRSVQSKITSGGVTFYSAHPAADIHNEGGEIKVTARMKRYFWARHYAAVGGFGRKKNGELRGDKRTRQLSSEAAFWKYMALMRVGSVIHIPRRQFLGASPEVEKAVSAIIEQNLEEYFNNEFKLKK
- a CDS encoding phage protein Gp36 family protein; the encoded protein is MFVTDEDYRVVIGEAALKVVSQTSADIRANAEREAMEEIAGYLRPVYDTEATFKAEGDNRNRLIVMYACDIALYHMTAAMPQKMGSEIRKERYERAIKWLEGVQAGKIIPRFPWPRMPQRANLPGRA
- a CDS encoding phage minor head protein; translated protein: MMKGLFKQKGASLDINIITSKEAQAFIETHADVLNSAFEQTKMSATMRDSLEHSTYVFSGLKTFHELNEAFPSLVDENGNRKSFERFFNDVQKVDKTYNEHYLRAEYNFAHASAGMAAKWETFAEDGDRYNLQYRTVGDDHVRPEHAALNGTTLPFSDAFWDSYYPPNGWNCRCTVVQVRKTKYPETPHEEAYRRGAEALANDTRGMFRFNPGKQGKAMPDYNPYSIRRCNDCDLAKGKATLAFVPDNELCAACRLVRQCYGDKTKSERAIERIHYLHEMEPLLKVKHEKPIEDGTIKVGFSTYGNKHLFSDTFGRSKVLEKDDLASLDKVLRKATFIESSPLTHPRTDGVDRFYYFEGEIRGKKVRLNVARKADRKDNGFIRITHFLYSINDM
- a CDS encoding YopX family protein gives rise to the protein MNREIIFRGKSIGTGKWLYGHLFNYGLTAPTNVPCICVCVPKFWEEARLLYTVFPDTIGQYTGLKDKYKRKIFEWDILKFIAPDGTIRYFVVEWASEDRILRPLSDFVPDGNPIRISGWCFNWNGHRLYPTVIDGVPDNERMEIVGNIHDNPNLLK
- a CDS encoding YfeC-like transcriptional regulator, coding for MEQNEIAEKVEVSRITISRWVNSEGWKEARAAKNIRVLN
- a CDS encoding DUF3164 family protein produces the protein METTVNIKNLSKEERAQLLAELQNEEKQSRIQRRETYESLRAELLHGVEERLQTVAADVQSFHDWLQSEVEGFVGVMRDYGQLRKSDQRSYTITDGDFRLEIASNKVKGFDERADLAAERLIDYLKRYMKKSEKGADDPMYQMAMTLLERNKSGDLDYKSISKLYELEDKFDSEYSEIMGLFKEANVVQKNAVNYYFSKRNPETNVWRRIEPSFCRM